The genomic region CTGGTAAGCCAAAGCAACGTCCATCCTCTGCAGAATATTGTTAATCTGGCGTTCAACCATGACTTCCGGTATGTCAACCTCTGCGTTTTCCACAGCTTTTTTTACAAGCTCATTTTCATATTTACGTTCGGCCTCCTGTTGTGCCCTTTCCTCAAGCTTCTTCCTGAGATCGGCCTTATATTCCTCAAGAGTATTAAACTCACTTATATCCTGAGCAAACTCATCGTCCAGGTTCGGAAGTTCCTTATATTTAATTTCGTTGATGCGAACCTTGAAAACAGCCTGTTTACCCTTTAAGCTCTCATTGTGATAATCTTCGGGGAATGTAACGTTTACCTCCACTTCCTGATTCAGCGCAGCACCGACCAACTGCTCCTCGAAACCGGGGATGAAAGTATTTGAACCAATAACCAGCGTATATCCCTTGGCTGAACCGCCGTCAAAGGGTTTGCCGTCAATGAACCCTTCAAAGTCAATATTTACAATATCATTTTGCTGAACAGGTCTGTCCTCTACGGTAACAAGCCTTGCATTCCTGTCCCTGATTTTTTCAAGTTCTTTCTGGACATCTTCGTCGGTTATATTCACCTGCTCTTTTTCCACATCCAGACCTTTATATTGCCCAAGTTTTACTTCAGGCTTAACAGTGACCTTTGCGGTAAATATAAGATTTTTATCCTTTCCTATTTGCTCAATATCCAGTTCGGGCGTGTCCACAGGGATTATCCCGTGTTCCTTGATCGCCGCTTCATAAGCTTCAGGACAGATAATATTCAAGGCTTCTTCAAAAAATACATTTTCTCCGTAATATTTTTCAATCAGGCTCATCGGGGCTTTTCCCCTTCTAAAGCCGGGAACTGTAAATCTGCCCTTGGTTTTCTGGTACGCTTTTTTAAGGCTCTCATTAAAACGTTCTGCGTCTTCTTCAATTGTAAGTTTTACAACATTCTTTTCCACAGTTTCTACTTTCGATTTCATTAGGGTAGGCCTCCTAAGTTTTATTTAATATTTTTAACAATCTGCTTAATTTCCG from Thermoclostridium stercorarium subsp. stercorarium DSM 8532 harbors:
- the tig gene encoding trigger factor, with the protein product MKSKVETVEKNVVKLTIEEDAERFNESLKKAYQKTKGRFTVPGFRRGKAPMSLIEKYYGENVFFEEALNIICPEAYEAAIKEHGIIPVDTPELDIEQIGKDKNLIFTAKVTVKPEVKLGQYKGLDVEKEQVNITDEDVQKELEKIRDRNARLVTVEDRPVQQNDIVNIDFEGFIDGKPFDGGSAKGYTLVIGSNTFIPGFEEQLVGAALNQEVEVNVTFPEDYHNESLKGKQAVFKVRINEIKYKELPNLDDEFAQDISEFNTLEEYKADLRKKLEERAQQEAERKYENELVKKAVENAEVDIPEVMVERQINNILQRMDVALAYQGLNLKTYMEIMGIDEKKMRDDYRERALEEVKTELVLEKIAQTENIQATDEEVEKEIAEMAERYKQNPEDFKKHLQNDDIEYIKETIVRRKTIELLKQ